The genomic DNA tacacaACAACGGTGATGTATATAGATAAATTCAAAAGTAAACATTAAAACTAAAGATCATGTAAGCCCTCAAAAGTAATAAATTGGTTGAACATATACACGTTTTGAagtaaaaaattatttaaacCTTGCACGTATGTAAGCCATCAAAAGTAATTAAACCAGCGCCTAACCTAAATACTTCCCCTAAAACATtattaaaaattgaaaatttgCCAAACCACATATAAGAGGTtaaaataataacaaaattaaaattttataagaATGATGAAACAAACACCTAAAAATCAGTACAGATCTAATCAAATAAAGTGTAATAAACCCAAAAAGTAACTAGATCTAACAATTTAAAACATGCAATTGGTTAGAATTAAACGAGATATAACCTAAACCAGTAAAAAAGGTCAGAAATGTAATACCAGTGACGCGCTAAAAATCGTCTCCACGAGACCTCTATTTGATCAAAAACCACCTTCTACCTCTATTTGATGTGTGAAAATATATAGGGAAGGCTCCACGTAGTGTAATTTATATGGGAATGTTTAGGTTTTATGTGAAATGACGTTTCTGTCCCTACTTAACAATTACCATTGGTCCTCATCATGTCCCTTTAATTTACCGAACTTAGTTAACTAGGACATGACATGACACTTTTGTGGGACCATCATTTGGTATTATAATCAATATATGGCATTCTATGCTATTGGAGTACTATATGTGCCAGATATGAAGTGCTTGTTTAATATTATTAGTTATATTAATACTTAAAATGGAATAAAGAAAAAAAGTGGGGGAAAAAGAAACTTTTTATTTATCTCTTGCTCTCTAAGGACATGGTACAACACTAGACTAATTTCTTGTATGAAAATCTACCTTACATAGATGGAAGTCAGTTTCTGGTGTTGTGTGTGTAGCTGAGAAAGATGCTTAACTATGGGCAACAACTCATATCATGGCTTTTCACTAAAGAAAATTATTCAGGAAAGTTAATGATCAGCTAAAACATAATTTTCATTTTCCGTTCATACTAAACCGTAAAAATTACTCGGTAGCATGGTTCAGCATCATATATTATATGAAATTCCATACATATGTCAAATATGAAATTATTTTTGTATACGACAATAATCCACAGTGTGAAACCTCTCATGCCCTACTCAACGGTAAAAACACAAATCCGCGAACAAAAGTAATCAAAACATCAGCAGCATCTTCACTACTACATATTTAATACTGATATCTAATTAATCCCTAAAAAATATAGTAGGGTAGCACACCTTCCCATTAATCCCCTCGACGACCTTAGATTCGTCCTCTGTTGGGTAACTGAGGAAAGCAAATCCTCTTGGGCTAtttgctatttcgtccatcacCAAATTCACTGCAAATACAAATAATTTATGTCAAGTGGACTCAATAGTGAAGCAACTTGGAATATGTCCAATCACAAACATATAATTGCGAATATTTCAATCCATGCCTTTTATAAGGTCTCAAACATTTTCTAAAGCATTTCACAAACCCTCTTGAGTAGAGGCGAAAAACAAGGACATTAGTACATACTCCACTTGAGTTATTAACATTGCTTCAATTTGTGGAAGCGCAAGAAAGAGTGTAACTATACACATATTAAACAACGGAAAAAACATGAAATGACAGGTGAATTCTGAATCGAGAAACAAAGGTCTATCTTGGTCGGAGCAAATGAAATATGATGAAATTAGATAAATTTGGGTACAATCTTTGggaaattttcttaaaaaatttcATTCTTTCCTCTATTCCATTTCATAAGAATTTAAAATAGAACCTCATATCTTGCACAAAATTTGTTGCAACACTTTGGGGCACTATCAATTTTTTCCCGCTCTTCCAACATCTTCATCCTCGAAGTTTATCGTTCAATTCCCTCTTGGTTTTATTCCTTTTACTCGCACAAAGCATCATACTCATCACCTATTAATGATCACAAATTCGAAAATACAACTCAATTCAatcgaataaatattcaactcTGCCTTCTACTCCAATCTTTCACAAAATTTCGTGTCCCAAACTTTGCACTCATTTTTTAACACCTGAACGTTTTCTCACAATTATTCATTCAACAATTTATTCTTATAAGAAAACCACACATTAGGGTTCTAATAACTTTAAGAAAACAAATGTTACAACTTATAAGCCTTGCCATTCTAATTGAACCACTAAACATGATTTAACTTCCGGATTATCCACTTAATTCAAATTCCCATACAAACATACACATTTACTTGAGGAGGGGGAAGGGGGGAGAGAAAGGGAAGGAGAGAGAGCTACTAGTATGAGGTGAAGTCGAAGAATCTTCCATGCTCCACCATTTCGAAGTTGAAAGGCGGCGTGTACTTCTCATAGTCTTGTTAGTACTTTCTTGTCGGTAATGATCCCAATACGACAGCGATGGCGACGCCATCCTTTCCGATTTTGTTTTGTGTATGTCTGACGATTTCATATTTGCcgttttaattttttaaattatttagaGCAAACGACTAACTACTAATTTACGTATAATCTATAAAATCAATTATAGTTACGAGTGATCTTATTAAATTCGTATTTACGAGTATTTTAATACAAAGAAGTTTTTATATTTActactaatacgaaattaaagatattaacaatcaaaagtatGCACCGGCAAACGTGTCAAACACAAATGAGAAAAGTATTTAGGAACGGAGAGAGTAACCTATTATTTTTTTAGTCAATTGTGTCGTCACACTTTGTTTACAAAAATAATTTGATATAAATTACGCAATTGTCAATAAAGATTTTTTTCGTATAATTTTTGAAAGCATTTTTTTTATCATAATAAACCCGcggccgctacccttcgggtacGTATCGAGTAAACCCACCGAGCGCATGTATACGTTTGttcaaagaaaagaatgatataaGTAAATGTGagtattatttatatattattttcattGTTGTAAAATCGGTTATCGGTACTAATTAGTTTAGGTACCGATTAAGGATTAATCAGTATTCGGGAATTAATCGAACAGATTAATCGAAACAAAAACCGGATatctttaaatattttaataatatttaatatatttcttttatttattataaaatatataattcaaaaatattttattaatatgaatcgaatttcaaaaattaaatgaACCAAATATTTTTAAAGAATTAAACAAAAATTAATCaaagaattttttaaaaatctgaaatttttagAATACTTAAATAATCTCATTCCCAACCGACTCTTTTACTCGTTGTGCGCACACACAGTACAGTTACTTTGTGGTATAGAACACCAGTTTGCAACCTTAAAGAGAAGCTGAGCTTCCAACTCTTAAAGCCCTCCTCCTACCGTTTATCTTTGATCACAGGTTAGCTAATTTACGTATTTTTTTCCCTTTTTTATACTTTGCCGATCAAGTGTTTGTTAGAATGCCTAAGTGAGCATCTTGAACCAATGCTTGTTTATCTTTTCTTGTTTAATTGAAACAAATGAATGAGTTGCGGGATCTTACTTTAGTTTTAGACGAGGCCATGACATATTTTAGAAATGCAGTATTCACAGAGagcgagagagagggagagagagggagagagggggggagagagggggggggggggagagagagagagagagagagaatactAGTAAATGGGAAGGTTTGATATAGTGTCGTTAAAACGTCAAGTGGATCGCGAGAAAATCAACTATCTTATTGTACGCAATAAAAGGATCGAGGGTGTCTACTTCTATAAAAATTTACTAGTTGATATGTAGTGGCATCTGCATATGTCTATGTCTATGTGCTTCATACACATATGTAAATGACCATTTTCATGTCTAAAGTTAAAATATAGAATAGATATTTTTCTTCACGACTTCTTTACTTAATTTATATACCAATTCACAGCTGCAACCAAAAGCTTATACTTTAACTGTCTTAAAATTTACATTTTTGAATGAATGCCTTTTGTTTTTCAACTAATTCTATCATGCTTTGTTTCTTAGTTAATTTCCTTTTGTCTGCCAACATTTCCTAGTGAAAAAATCTCTCTGTTATGCTGTTTATTGCAGATATCtcataaaaaaatacaaaaaaaagaATAAGAAAAGAATGGGCTGTGAAAATACTCTTAGATGCGTCCACTGCGGGTTTCCACTAAAATCTTTATATATTCAATATTCACCAGGGAATATTCGTCTGATGAAATGTGTAAGTTGCCATTGTTTTTATCTCAGCTTCTTAAAAGATGCCCCCATCTCTTTCTTTACAATGATCTTGATATTACATTTGACAGGAAAGATGCAAAAAAGTTGCAGATGAGTACATTGAGTGCGAAAACATGGTAATGTTGCATCATCATGTCTAATATATATCTGTTACATTTGAATTGTAGTTTTGTTTTGGGTTGACAAGTTTCATATATTATATGCTGTTTCTGCAGATTCTCGTAATTGATTTAATCTTGCATAAGGAAAAGGTCTATAGGCATTTGTTTTATAATATGTTTACTCGGGAAACACTGAACTTTGAGGTACAAAATATTTGCCTACTTCGTTCGTATGAAATACCTTACTCTCTGAAATGAACTTAGCTAATGAGCTCTCTTTTCTAAATTTATCACAGTAACAAACTTGCTTCACCTGTATTTTCATTAAGTTAATCAGCTATATAATGCATGTTTCATTCTTTACAGGTTTGGCTGTGGAAACTTGCTTTCAGCTTTCTTATTTTGGATACTTGTATCTTTTTTCCAGTTAATATATTGAAACTCAATTATCATTTGCACACAAAAAAACTGCAGTTCCTTTGGTTTCTTATAGTTCTGTAAATTTTAAATGACTTCGGTTGTTAAAGTTTAGGAGGATTGATGGAGTTGGTCAAACTTAAACATGTAGAAGCACGCACGACATTGCAGCGTCATGTATGGAAGAAATACAATAGATTGATACTAAAATTGATTTTCAATGTTACCATCCTACTGAATTTTTTGATGCTatatggttgttgttcaagatgCAGTCACCCAAAGCTTCTTAATCTATTTCTGAATTTTAGTTTTATAATCTATTATAGCTAAAGGTGTAAAGCTATAAACTGTAATTATGGCTGTGTTCTTTTTTGTAACTAGTTCATTCTTTGTAATCTCTTATTCCTTATATGAATTTTTGACATCAGTAATGTGGTATGTGTTAAGCCTTAGCTGACTCAGACAAAATATTTGTACTTAGTAGAATTGAAGATGGCTTGAAATCGTCCATGAGCTTTGCATCACTAATTTCGTGCTATGCGAAGGTTTAAGTTTTCTTCCTTTTTTGGTGTGTTGAAAGATATTTTTCATAATTAAGCTGTAATGTCTTTTGCTAAATGGTTTACCATCTTTAATGCAGTTGCTGATGGATGTTGGTTTCGGGAATCTGATGTTTCTTATGATGTTGTTTCTTGGGATAAGAGTTTTAACTAGGGCATCAGTTGGAACTACAAGGTACACATCTTGCCTCTTATCTTTGCTTCCTCTAATAGTTTTCTCAAGCTGACAATTGAAAAGTCAGTTAATGTCCTTGATTATGACATTTTTAACAAAAATTACTTGCAGATGATCATATCCGCTTCCTTCttaattattaaaaatacttCCGTTCCCGTATTTTTCACAGTGCTAGTGTTTGTACTTCTAACTATTTATTTTGATTGCAACTCAGAGAATGTTATGAATAACTACTGACTTTTTTTTAGTTACGTATACGTAAATGTCACATTCTTGATTCTTCTTGAAAGACTATAATTGTTAGGGGTCTTTACTATCATGTTGTCATTGTAGTTGCATCTCCAGTGGACCTGTATAATTTTTTCTTTAAGAATAATTCATTGCAGACACGTGTTAGTAATTCTTGACAGACAACTTTGAGTGAGTTCTGACCTCAGTTTAGCCACCATTAATCTGATCCAGTTGAACAGTTATCATGGGTAGTTTGCTTCTGTTCAGACATCGTAATCGAGGGTAAATTAAACTGATTGACATTAATGTATGATTAACTTAGTGTAGATAGAACTTCAAATTAATCCAGCAGGCTGTTAACTAAAAATTAAATATACTCGTTTTTTGCTAATCCATATTTCCATTCCGCAGCTTTAAAGATGCCCTGCTTGCAATCCTAGTTTCCAGCTACTTCAAGATCTTTCTCCTCAGCACAATGGTATAAATTTTGTAGTCCACATCTACTGCACAAAACTATTGCTTCTTCCTTTCTAATCAAATTAACTTTTAGGTACTAACTAGCTCGTAATCTCTGATTTTTTTATGTTAAATTCTGTAGATATGGGAATTTCCTTCTTCCGTGCTTTACATTAATGACATAGTTGTGCTGTCATCTAATACAGTGGCTTTAAAAGGTGAGAGAGTACACAATTTAAAATAAACCTGAATAGTGTGCCCTAAGTTTCACCAACTTGGTTATTAAATTATATTGCATTATCTCTTGTTTAAATATTGTTAACATGTCTCATGATTACTATTACATGTTAGACAGAGGTCAGAATCTGTATGTTTCTGTCGCTTTCATTAGTTATTTAAGTTAGTTTACATGCATCCATGGACGAGGGACGAGGTGGTTTGCCGGTGCGTCAACCACCTAAACTCTGAACTGCTGCAAATTAGTACTAAGATATTTATATCCAAAtgtaatttatattttgtaattTAATAGTGAAATTTTGTGCAGCTAAAACTTCAGCCGGCAAAATATGTgaataattaaattataatattaatagaATTTTATAGTTTATTACTTTTGTTAGTATCAAATTATGTGTAAAATTTATTATGCATTTAATgtgtaacttaataaatttttgcCTGCTCCATCCCTGATGTAGATATTATAATATGAAAAGATGTCTCCCTATCTCTTCATCTAGCTTTATTGAATCTCGTATATTTATCTTATTTGTGATTAATTATGTCTCCCTATCTCTTCACACGATTTTTCTGTTGGCTTTTCATTTTGTTTAATATATAGAACATGATGTAAAAATATGGAGAATTTTATTTCTTCTTTTGGTTTAAATATTCTAGACTAGATGCCATTTCTTTTGCACTTTTAATATCAAATTTCATAAAGAATCTTATTAATGCAGTTGTATCTTATTAATGCAATTTGATTACTATTGCACGTCAAAATAGTAAGcactttgatttttttgatttCCTATGAACCAGTGATCACAGAGTCATCTATGCCCAGGTGCTTAGCAGTCTGCTTAAGTGCATATGCAGTAAAGTTCTTGGTGATGGAGATGTTGAATGGCGCCTTGTTAATTTTTGGCGGCATAGACTGGGCTTAGGAGAAGTTTGTACTTGTACAAAATGGTAAATTAATTATTGATACTGATAAATTGTGATATTGATCAAATGCTCTCATTGGAATTTAATCAAAAAGATTGTTTTCATTGAAGCGGATCTATCTTGTATAATTGAATACAAACTCTTCGTTTTGTATATGAGGGGAATGGAATTTTGGCTCGTACAAGCAATATATGACCATAAACACTGCTCAAACATGACCTAGTTCATAACACAATTAACAAAAACAAAACCCGAAAATGGCCCGTTTATTAGAATGTCATAGTTGTATATTATGTGGTATACTAGTATAGTCAGGAACGAGTATCAAATTGAATTGAGTTGGTTGCAGTAGAAAGCTGCTAGTTGAAGTAGTACATGTCTTTAATACCTCTGCATAGATTGAGAGAAGTAATCTATTATTTTTCTGATTTACGACATCATCTTCCAGGTTCCCAGGATATAGCTTCCTGGTCAAAACTTTTGGATGACAGCTTCTAGGTGAGACTTTAGGGAAGGTCTTGTAGAATTGCAGTCGGATTGTCGAAAGCTAATAATTTCTCCAAGTTGTGCAGTGAGCAAGTATCTATTATGCTATTCGAGCAAAGGCCTACATTTTGTTGTAACAAAATTCTTCTCATAACATATATATCGACATTTTACTATGtatttgatgattgcatattTGCATTCTTGAAAATGTGAAAAAACTGCGAGGTATAGTGACTGTTTCGGTACGAATGGGCTATCAAGCCCATTTGAGTTTTTAATGGACTGTTGGCTAGAAACGATATCGGGCTTTTCCATATATGTTCAAAGTATCCgattaaattaaattatatatatttcatTTACAAAATTAATTCATTATTCACTAATAATTTTTCCACTTTACGCAGATATTGTACAGTTGTGTAGGTACTGTTTCTAGGACCACATTGTACGAAAATAGCAAACTTTTATGCGTAGATGGTATGCGTACTAGATTGTGTATCTTATATTTTTGATGCGATAAATGGATTTCATATTATTCTGTATTGAATATtagataaataataaaaaaaataaatcatGATAATCTATATTTACATACTGCAATTTTAGGAATCGTATATACAATAAACTACTGCACTACTGGTGAATGCAGGGAGTTTGTAAATTGTATGGCAAATTACCATGGCGTCTAATCTATGTTGTAAATTTAATATTCGGCGTAACTTATAAGTTTGTTGGTTCCGTAAAAAAACTTTTAAGTTGTTGGCAAATAATATAAGTGTTAAAAAGTAGTGTTAAGCTAATCATTCCACTGAAGTTAACCAACCATATATGTCCGAAATTGCATTACTGATCCATAATATTAGATTATAAGAAACTCGAAAtcttattaaatattttattttttttatcgaAAAATGGATGGTGTCTAATTAAATAAATGTGGATGTAGATATGAATTAAGTTCAATCTAATCCGGATCCTAGTAATTGACAGTTCTACGACGAGCGCCTAACAAAAACTTTATTTATGTGATATTTTATTCTCACTTATTTTTTGGTTTCATCACCTTTTCGTTTTATTTTTTATGATTTATATTATAACTCtaattatattatttttctttttttatttctatatgacttgttattttatatatattatttgtacccgttttttgaattttagaagccatattttttcttatttttatagGCTTGAATCCTagttttaattatattttaaaataaataggtTCATAAATTGGCCTAACTAAATAGGTTCCGAAAAATATAAACCACAATCAAGTAAATTAGTCATGTGTTTAAATCGGAATATTttaattgtaatttttttaatttgttgaTATGAATATTATAAACACTATTTTTTGGTTTCATCcctaaaaaataattaaattattcaaACCTTATTATGATTACAATTCTATTTCCGTGGAACTCTAAATTATTTCTTGATAGAGTACTTGATTTCATCCTACTACGGTTACGctgtattttggtttcacccctATATTTATATTTCATATAGAGTTCTATATTATTTTTTAACGAAATATAGATTATTGGAATCATATTATAATTACGATATTTCTATTTTATGTATAATTCTTTATGTATAATTACGATATTTCTATTTATATTTCATATAGAGTTCTATATTATTTTTTAACGAAATATAGATTATTGGAATCATATTATAATTACGATATTTCTATTTTATGTataattcttttttattttttattaaaataataaaataaaatttttttatacattaataacctttattaataaaCAAAACCTCTTTTTAAGTGATACTTTGGTTTTACTTATTTTTTGGTTCCATCATCTTATGGTTTAACtttttatgattcatgttataatTCTAAGTGTATTATCTCTTTTAATTTCTAtttgacttataattctatatgtttATTTTAACCCGTTTTTTGAATTTTATAagtcataatttttttattatttttataagttTGAATCATacttttaattatattttaaaataaataggtTCATAAATTGGGCTAACTAAATAGATTCCGAAAAATATAAATCACAACTAGGTAAATATGTCATGTGTTtaaattgaaatattttaaatttgaattttttgaaTTTGTTGATATAATTATAAACActgtattttggtttcacccatacaaaataataaaattgttcaaaTCTTATTATGATTATAGTTCAATTTTCGTAAAACTCTAAATTATTTGTTGATAGCGTACTTGATTTCATCTTAATACGGTTACACCATATTTTGGTTTCACCCCATATTTCTATTTTATATAGACTTTTATgttattttttaacaaaatatagaTTATTGGAATCGTATTATAATTACGATATTATATTTTACGTataattctttttaattttttattaaaataataaaatagaaCCTTTATACATCGTTACTAATAAGGAAACCATCTTTTAAGGATACTTCAGTTTCACCCATTTTCGGTTTCACGAACTTTTGTTTCACCCTTTTTTAAATCTTACTACAACTCTGaatatatcattataattttttttgattcTTAAATGACTTCTAAttttatatgtaatattttaccTGTTTTTCattcttatataccacatatTTGTATTGTCTTTTATATAAAATGAATCATATATAGATTATAATTTCTAGATTCATGCTATAAAATTCGTTTTTAGCACCAAATCCAAATTTATACATGCATGAAAAGaatattagaaaaaaatatgCGATCACAAACTATATAGAAACACTAATAATAAAAAATCTAATATGCAATTAGTTAGTAATAttgatttaatattttattaaattatctgCCAATGGTGTTGCTCATTGCATGACTAAAGTTTCAAtgtaaaatattagttatgtATTTTCGACAATAAAGACATAATAATATTAAGTTTGTTGTTCATATAAGATTTGAGTTAATGAAAATTACctataatttcaaaaaaaaaatacaataatagtataaatttatttattatttattttaattataatttaaaattaattttcaaaattattttaatattgatattttgaTCTCGGCCCGTAATTCACACATGTTATTAACTAGTACAATAAATTACAAGAATACTGAAAAAAATATAAAGATAAACTTGAGACTCCTATGGAATTTTAAGGGGTCGTTTGGTTCAGAAAATTATATGGGTTTTAAATAAAGAATCAGGCTAGCACTAGATTGAGCATTCATTCCTTGTATGATATGTTTAGTTTGGTGCTTAAAAGAAATATGTttgatttaaatatttttaatttattgaTTGAATCAAATTTTTATGTATTGCATATGTCGAATTTAAGGTGTTATACAACTTATAAACAAAAAACAATTAAATATAAgtgtttaaaaattataaattaaattttaatgttaatttattatttttaaaacaaataaattaaaatattactATTTTGTATTAATTAGAAATAAGCATAGCTTACTTAAAATTAAACATGATATTTAAAATATACGTTTTAAGATTGTATTTAACATTATAAGTAATATAATAATGAAATTTACCTCCCTCGATATCAAATTTGATTAAAGGTAAAAGAAATGAATATCACATTTTAAAAACAGTCAATTAAACACCAAATATAAATATAACTTCAAAATATTAAAGAAATAACTTACCAAAATCAATGTTTATTTTACCAACGTATAAAAAAGAATCTGCTTCCATAGTAAATCAGTAATAAGGTAattgtcaaaaaaattattctaaaaaaATAAATGTTAGTCTGTGACTGACAAAATATAGCAACAGCACGCAATGAATAGCAAAAGGTGGTGTTGTGTTGTGTACATACTACATACTATAAGTTTTGACTTTACGTAGGATTGGCTTCTGTTTTACTGCACGAGTGACCGTGACATTACTGAACATAGGATATTACACCCATTTTCTTCCCAGGGATAGAACTGTAAATAGATATTTATCATATAATGCTGCAGAGCAGTAGCACTGCAAATTTATCTTTATTAGTATTGTTTTCATTGTTTCATTGCTTTCACTTTTAGTTTTCAAGTCTCATTGTA from Apium graveolens cultivar Ventura chromosome 5, ASM990537v1, whole genome shotgun sequence includes the following:
- the LOC141659263 gene encoding protein ARV 2-like; the protein is MGCENTLRCVHCGFPLKSLYIQYSPGNIRLMKCERCKKVADEYIECENMILVIDLILHKEKVYRHLFYNMFTRETLNFEVWLWKLAFSFLILDTYKIFVLSRIEDGLKSSMSFASLISCYAKLLMDVGFGNLMFLMMLFLGIRVLTRASVGTTSFKDALLAILVSSYFKIFLLSTMIWEFPSSVLYINDIVVLSSNTVALKVITESSMPRCLAVCLSAYAVKFLVMEMLNGALLIFGGIDWA